The genomic region gttatttttattttttattttttttagaacggCAATATCGGCATCGAAATAAAACGTTACGAATAATTTAATTTGAATAAGTAAGCATAAAATTCATATGTAGACACACATTTTGTGTGATAATTGTACCTTCTTTTGGAACAGTGACAACGGCCGGAAGATCCACCGCTGCACTTGCCGGAAGCGCCATTTTCCGACGCACTACACTTCCGTTTTAAGCATGATGAAGTGCACACCGGAGGTTTACCACCGGCGGACTGTTGTATACCGTCGGAGTCTCCGGTCAACGATGACATAAACGAGCTAGCACGAGATACCGCCGGAGAGTAAGAGAAATTAATCGTTTTAGGCATTGAATCCTTCCGTTGAAACTGCTGCAGTTGATTGCTGGTGACCGGAGCTGCCGTAAGTGGCGGAGGCGGAGGAACGAACGGTACTTGTTGTATAGGAGTTGGATTATAAACTTTAGTTTCATTATCATCTGAAACGACGTCGTGTTGCTCGTTAtgcttttttattatatttttgatattatgattattattttggaTGAATTGAGAGTTAGTAACGGGACCTCGACGGAAGCGTGCATGACCGGTTAGTTCACGGCTAGGTTTACCTAACAGAGAGATAACACGTTTAAACTTAGTAACGGCCACGTCAGCAACGGCTTTATAATCAGCGgagaattgttgttgttgttgttgttgttgagattgagattgagattgagagaGTAGACGGATGAGATTTTGAACGCTTTCGAGGCCGGAAGCAGCTTGTTGAACGACGTCGTTGTCGGTGGTGTTTCTGAAATCCATGATGATATCAACGgccataataataatgattctaattaaAACATGAAAATGAAGATAAAAAAAATGGGGTATTTGAAAGAAGGGTGAGAGGGTAAATAGGGAAGGAAGGTGAGAATGAAAATAAGGTAAGCAGAGGGTGACAGGCATGTCGTTTTATCATTTCTGCATAGTCAAAAGTCGGTAGGAGTAAGATCCAACCACATAGTCCACcctctttatttttatttctaattcCATATTTTATGAAAAATATCAAGGTTATTTTcatcatttcattttttttatttttataactaactttcactttgcaaaaaaaaaaatcctaCACTTTTTTCAAACATTAAAACCGGCTCCTCAAATAGGGGGATAAAGTGTCgaatcaacattttcataaaaaatattaaataaactaCACCTAAATATTCAAcgtgtcatatcttctcgctcgcaacgagttaaatttttccggcatcatcattaaactcgaaataattttacgaacacaatgtcactaactatacgcaaaacggattctttttaaaaaaacgctaaatatttggggtacctttcatacacgttgattttgagttaaatttttaaaagtcgacaattccatagcgaaacgcggagatgcacatatattgttaatttaaaataatatttaaatctttcacgagttataccttttagttcgactcgagttgcgcttcaacgacatcatcattagccacgaaataattttacaaactaaacgcaataaaatacattgaaaatcgaacccccaGCGCGAAGCGCGAGTTTGAAAACTAGTTATACAACCAAAAGGAACATAATCAACAAATATTTACATAAAAATTTAAATAATTAAGATAAGATTAGATGGGATTAAGATTTTTTCGTTTTACACTAGATCCATTATTTTATATTTACAATTTTTATTACTCTCTTTGGTCATTTTAATTGTACTTTATGTATAAAATAAATTGAATACTTTTTTTTTTAATAGTTATTGTTTTAACACTTCTAAACTTATAAAAAACCTCAAAActctttctcaaaaaaaaaaaaaaaaaacaaaaacaaataataattagaaatttaAAGGATTAAAACTTATTATCATCTTTGATTTCATATTATTTATTTAAGAATAGTGACTCAAGGCATTACGCTTGAAATTTATGCACTTGGTATATGTACTCGATATATTTATCTCTTATTTTATaaacaaattaaattaaatttaacgTGCTATAATAGTCCGTATATGATATGATTATATTTTAAGGTCAAATTTTAGCGCTAGAATATTTACTAAGACCAATTAATCAGTTTATATTTTCAAAGTTAATATTACACGGAAGTTCTAGAGTACGATTGTGTTTATATTTAGTCTAGAAGTTGAAACAGAGTTTGAAGTCAAATGTTTGATATCAAGAACATAGACCTTTGAATTGTTGAATTGGATCTTTGACATCTTAACGTAACTTCAAATCCAAGACAATTGGGGTGAGAAATCAATGTTACGAAATGATAATATGATTGGTAAAAAGATTGTCATAGGTATAATCTTAGAAATGGTAGATTATAGTATTCTGAATACCCGTCAAGTTAGTGTTCTGAATGAGAGAGTGGTATCAATATTCATATCAGTTTTCACGATTCTATATGAACCAATAAGaaaaaataatgaaaaaaaaaattaaataaaaaatataggACACCCGAAAACACGAAGTCAAGATTTTCACGTGGAGCGCCAAAGGAACGCCCCGGAGTTTCGGAACATATATCTCGACGTTTCTAATGTGGAACTTAGAAAACACTAGTTGTGGAGCACTCGCTTCGCGCCGGAGGCTCCATTTTGAATgcaagttaaaaaaaagtcttgatctattttgtaaaaaagaatttttttcgacatctaacactgaagggttgttcattttgtgaaagttgcttcttttagcgttcatttttttttaaaaaagttagttgatctattttgtaaaaaaagaatgtttttcgacatcttttggtagcattgaagggttgttccttttatgaaagttgcctcctttatcgttgaggaagaaaaaaaaaaaaaaaaaggttagttgatttttttggtaaaaaaaaaatttccgacatcatttggtaacattgaagggttagttcttttatgagagttgcttcttttatcgttggagacaaaaaaaaaataaaatgacaaAAATCCCCctagttactattgatgaatagtgctatagggttttgtctattagatactacgtatatagataataAGGTGGAACGTGGTCACTcatagggatggcacccgcgggtcgcggatgcggatccattggatccatcgccCGTACCCACGAATTTTTTGTCAACCCGTCAACCCGCGGATCTTCATTATCG from Rutidosis leptorrhynchoides isolate AG116_Rl617_1_P2 chromosome 9, CSIRO_AGI_Rlap_v1, whole genome shotgun sequence harbors:
- the LOC139866086 gene encoding probable WRKY transcription factor 15 isoform X1, which encodes MAVDIIMDFRNTTDNDVVQQAASGLESVQNLIRLLSQSQSQSQQQQQQQQFSADYKAVADVAVTKFKRVISLLGKPSRELTGHARFRRGPVTNSQFIQNNNHNIKNIIKKHNEQHDVVSDDNETKVYNPTPIQQVPFVPPPPPLTAAPVTSNQLQQFQRKDSMPKTINFSYSPAVSRASSFMSSLTGDSDGIQQSAGGKPPVCTSSCLKRKCSASENGASGKCSGGSSGRCHCSKRRKLRMKRVIRVKAISMKLADIPPDDYSWRKYGQKPIKGSPHPRGYYKCSSVRGCLARKHVERALDDPSMLIVTYEGEHTHAISVAEASGLVLESS
- the LOC139866086 gene encoding probable WRKY transcription factor 15 isoform X2, which gives rise to MAVDIIMDFRNTTDNDVVQQAASGLESVQNLIRLLSQSQSQSQQQQQQQQFSADYKAVADVAVTKFKRVISLLGKPSRELTGHARFRRDDNETKVYNPTPIQQVPFVPPPPPLTAAPVTSNQLQQFQRKDSMPKTINFSYSPAVSRASSFMSSLTGDSDGIQQSAGGKPPVCTSSCLKRKCSASENGASGKCSGGSSGRCHCSKRRKLRMKRVIRVKAISMKLADIPPDDYSWRKYGQKPIKGSPHPRGYYKCSSVRGCLARKHVERALDDPSMLIVTYEGEHTHAISVAEASGLVLESS